The following DNA comes from Amycolatopsis albispora.
TACCAGGACATGCAGGCCAACCGGGTGCGCCACATCGACGACTTCAACAAGAAGGTCAAGTCCGGCGAGATCACCGCGCCGCCCGGCAGCGAGCGGGTCTACGCGCCGTACCCGTACATCATGGCCATCGTCGACGAGCTGGCCGACCTGATGATGACCGCGCCGCGTGACGTGGAGGACGCGATCGTCCGGATCACCCAGAAGGCGCGTGCCGCCGGGATCCACCTGGTGCTGGCCACGCAGCGGCCGTCGGTGGACGTGGTGACCGGCCTGATCAAAACGAACGTGCCCTCGCGGCTGGCCTTCGCGACCTCGTCGCTGACCGACTCGCGGGTCATCCTGGACCAGCCGGGCGCGGAGAAGCTGATCGGCATGGGTGACGCGCTGTACCTGCCGATGGGCGCCGGGAAGCCGGTCCGCGTGCAGGGCGCGTTCGTCGGCGACGACGAGATCTCGGCGATCGTGAACTTCGCCAAGGAGCAGGCGCAGCCCGAGTACAACGAGGGCGTCACCGCGGCGAAGGCGGGCGAGGCGAAGGAGATCGACCCGGACATCGGCGACGACCTCGACGTGCTGCTGCAGGCGGCGGAGCTGGTGGTCACCTCGCAGTTCGGCTCGACCTCGATGCTGCAGCGGAAGCTGCGGGTCGGCTTCGCGAAGGCGGGCAGGCTGATGGACCTGCTGGAGTCGCGCGGGGTGGTCGGCCCGTCGGAGGGCTCGAAGGCGCGTGACGTGCTGATCAAGCCGGACGAGCTGGAGTCGGTGCTGTACCTGATCCGGGGCGGTGGCCCGGCCGGGGACGACGAGTAGCCCCCGGCCGGATCCCGCGTCAGCTGGCGCCGAACTGCCGCACGGCCTGGTAGTAGGTCCAGGCGGCCGCGTTGCACGCGCCGGCGCCGTTGCAGATGTCCTTCATGTCGTCGTAGAAGTTGTTGTCGATCCGCAGGCGGTTGCTGTCGGTGAACCGGCTCTGCCGCTTGTAGTTGCGGTAGCCGAAGTCGTGCCGCCAGCAGGCCTGCGTGAAGTTGTACCCCAGTGGCTTGTCGGGCGACCACGAGCAGGCGTCGGTCGACCAGTCCAGGTCGTTCGGGTAGTTGCCGCGGACGCTGACGAAGCCCGGCAGCGACTTGCTGAACAGGTAGTCGTCGGTCACCGCCCGCACGTCGATGGCCTGCGCGGTGCCCGCGCCGAGCACCAGGCTCCCGGCCACGGCGGTGGTCACGGTGAGCTTGCGCAGGAGGCCGCGAACTCGTCCGCGTGGTCTGCGGCGGGTGGCTGGCTCGGGCAGGGCGGTCACGGTCATCGCTGGCTCCCTCGCTGTGATCTCTCGACAGGGTGAGCACAGCATTCGGTAAGCGCTCACCAGCCGCCACCACCTTGCGTAGGAAACTCAGTGAATTCCTTCCAAAGGTTCAGTTCTGGATCGAAACCGCGGCCAGCTCGACGCCGCCGAACGGCCGTGCCGCCGCGTTTTTCACCCGTGACGACCACACCGCGTGCCCGTGCCCGGTCCAGATCGGCGCGGCGGGCAGGTCGCGGAGCAGCTGGTTCTCGACCAGCCGGTACCGCTGAGCGCGTTCTTCCTCGCCGGTCGCCGAGGAAGCCGCGGCGACCAGATCACCGAAGCCCGCGCCCGCGTATCCGGTCGCGGTGGTCAGCGCGGCGACCGTCTCACCCGGGGTCGCGGCTTGAACGGTGATCGCGAGC
Coding sequences within:
- a CDS encoding phospholipase, which gives rise to MTVTALPEPATRRRPRGRVRGLLRKLTVTTAVAGSLVLGAGTAQAIDVRAVTDDYLFSKSLPGFVSVRGNYPNDLDWSTDACSWSPDKPLGYNFTQACWRHDFGYRNYKRQSRFTDSNRLRIDNNFYDDMKDICNGAGACNAAAWTYYQAVRQFGAS